One Ezakiella massiliensis genomic window, TAAATGACGTTAAACGTTCTGATATTTCTTCAACTGCCAGCCAATATGCCAAGGCTTATTTTGAAGGCGACTATGAAGGCGACTTTGTAACATTAAATCCTTACATGGGCCTTGACAGCATTGAGCCATACATGGAATATGTGGAAAAGAAAAACAAGGGTCTATTTGTAATTATTAAAACTTCAAACCCAGGCAGCGCTGATTTTGAAGAGCTAATGGTTGGAGACGAGTCCCTCTATATGAATATTGGCAAAAAGATTTGCCAAATGCCTGGAAATTCTGTAAATGAATCTGGCTATAGGAATATTGGCTTTGTAATTGGTGCTACAAATAAAAATGCTGATGAAGGAAAAATCATCAGAGAAACTTTTAAGGATGTATTCTTTTTAATACCTGGCTACGGGGCCCAAGGTGGTGGAGCCCATGATGCAATGGAACTTTTAAACTCAGGTAATGGCGGAGTTGTAAATTCATCACGCGGCATTATCAGGGCCTTTGAAAAGAGTGAAAAATCTTTTGAAGAAGCCACCAGAGAAGCCGTAGAAAAAATGAGGAGAGATTTTAATGTCATATAAATTTGTAAAAATTTCCAATAAAGAAATCTTGACCGAAGAAGTTTTTACTTTGACTTTTGAAGGTGACTTTGAGGGCAAGCCTGGCCAATTTTATATGCTCAAGGTAAATGAATTTCAGGATCCACTTTTGGGCAGGCCGATTTCAATTTCAGATATAGATGGAAATAAAATTGTTTTTCTAATACAGATTATGGGGAGAGGCACCAAATACTTGTCCAACTTAAAAGTTGGTGACAAGGTTGGTCTCTTGGGACCCCTGGGCAATGGCTTTAATCTCACTGAAGGCAAAACTGCACTCTTAGCTGGCACAGCTGGCATTGCTCCTATGCTATATCTGGCAAAAAACTTAAAGACCAAGCCAGACTTATATGTGGGCTACAGGTCAGGAGAATATTATACTGACAAGTTCAAAGACTATGTAGAAAATATTTATATAGCCACTGAAGATGGCAGCGTTGGCCACAAGGGTTATGCTCTTGATATATTGGATGCAGAAAAGTATGATAAAATATACGCATGTGGGCCAATGCCAATGATAAATGCCCTAGTAAAAAAATATCCGAATGCAAATATAGAAGTGAGCCTAGAGGCCCGTATGGGTTGTGGTGTTGGCGCATGCTTGTCATGCAACTGCAAGACCAAGGACGGCCACATCAGGATTTGCAAGGAAGGACCAGTAATAAACGGGAGGGACTTATGTTAGAGACAAAATTTTTAGGTAAGGAATTAAAAAATCCCCTGCTCGTTGCAAGCGGCACTTTTGGTTTTGGCACTGAATTTACTCCCTACATGGACCTATCAAGACTTGGTGGACTTATTTCCAAAGGCCTAACAATTCGCGAAAAGGAAGGCAATAGCGGAATTAGAATTCACGAAACTCCATCGGGAATTATGAATTCAATTGGCTTACAAAATCCTGGCATTCCACACTTTATCGAACATGAATTGCCAGACATGCACAAGCTAAATGATTATATAATTGCAAACTTGGGCGGAAACTCACTTGAAGATTATATTGAGGGGGCAAAACTTTTAGATCAAACAGATGTTGACGCCATTGAATTAAATATTTCTTGCCCAAATGTAAAAGAGGGAGGCATGGCCTTTGGTATCCAATGCCAAGACGCATCTGTCGTCGTCAGAGAAATCAGATCAATTGTTAAAAAGCCTTTGATTGTAAAGTTATCACCAAATGCTTTTGATTTAAAATCTATGGCCAAGACCGTTGAAGCTGAAGGAGCAGACGCCATTAGTCTGGTAAATACCTTTAACGCTTTGGCTGTTGATGTTGAAAGAAGAAAGCCAGTTTTTGATAATGTGACAGCTGGCCTATCGGGTCCTGCCATTCGACCAATTGCCGTAAGGATGGTCCACGATGTTGTAAAGTCAGTTAAGATTCCAGTAATTGGCATTGGTGGCATTATGACTGTCAGCGACGCTTTGGAATTTATTATGGTCGGTGCGACATTATTCGAAATCGGAACAGCCAATCTGGTAAATCCATCTGCTGCAATCGAAATAATTGAAGGTATGGAAGAATATATGACCAGACACGGAATAAAAAGCTTAGATGAAATTAGGGGGATTATATAATGAATGTTAAGGAACTTATGATTAAAAGACACGCCCTGCTTGAAGGACACTTTTGCCTATCAAGTGGCAAGCACTCTGACCAATATTTTCAATGTGCTAAGGCCACTGAATATCCTGAAGACGCAGAATTTATTGCAGGTGAAATTGCAAAAAAACTAAAAGACGCTGGCGTGGAGGTCGACGTAGTTGTTGGACCTGCCATGGGCGGAATTATTATTGGCTATGAAGTCGCCAGAGCTTTAAAAGTTAGAAGCGTTTTTACAGAAAGAGTTGAAGGTAAGATGACCTTTAGACGCGGCTTTAGAATTGAAGAAGGCGAAAGAGTTTTGATTTGCGAAGACGTAATTACAACAGGCAAGAGCTCAATGGAAACTGCAAAAGTCATCGAAGAAATGGATGGCAAGGTTGTAGGCATTGGTGCCATTGTAGATAGGACAGTTGACAAGGTTGAACTCCCAATCTACGCAGCTATTCACGAAGAAGCAAAACTCTTTGAAGCAGACGCTTGCCCTCTATGTGAAAAAAATATTCCTATTGAAAAACCAGGAAGCAGATTTTTAAAGAAATGATTGGAATTGATCTTGTAAAAATTTCACGCATTGATGAAATTATAAATAAACATGGACTAGACTTTGCACAAAAAATGGTTGGGTCAGACGCAGATAAGGCTGAGACTCTGGCCGGCCATTATGCTGCCAAAGAAGCCTTTGCCAAGGCTTTGGGCACAGGGCTTTCCACAGATATTTTAAAGAATTCAAAAGTTATTTACGGTGACAAGGGTCAACCCTTTTTGTCTTATAATGATAAAAGATATTTTATAAGCATTTCCCACGACGGGGATTATGCTGTGGCAAATGTCGATGCATCGAGTTTTATTGCTGACCAAAAATATTTAGATTTATTAAATAAGAGGCCAGAGGATTCCAATAAGGGGACTTTTGGCAGGCTGGGTTTATTCGCCGGCTACAATAATATGCCGGGGTCTGCTTTGCTTGCGACCGATGCTGCCTTTAGGTCCGGTGTAGGCTATGTCTATTTATATTCATCAGATCAAATGATTCCAATTTTACAAACTAAATCAACCGAGGCTATAATTAATAGCTTTGGTTGCTTTTTTTTAAGGGAAAATTTTGATGCCATTGCCTTTGGGCCGGGTCTTGGATTTGAAATGCCAGATGTAGATAAGCTCTTTACCTTCATAGAAAAAAATAAGATTCCAAGTGTTATCGACGCTGATGGTTTTTATTATTTAAAAAAATATGGACTTAATACTGACCTTGTCATCACCCCTCATCCCAAGGAAGCCGCATATCTTTTGGATTGTGATATTGATTATGTCTTGAAGAATAAAGAAGAGGCTGCTCTTAAGCTTGCACAAAAATACAAGGCCGTCTGCCTCTTAAAAGGTAAGGGGACCTTGATTGCAGACGAGAAAAATAATATAATAATAAATACAAGCGGATCAAATGCTCTTGCAACTGCGGGCTGTGGAGATGTGCTCACGGGTCTAATCGGAGGATTCTTGGCCCAGGGCATGGGCGTATGGAATTCAGCAGTGGCTGGCGCTTACTTCCATGGACTTGCTGCAGATATTTTTTCTGCAAAATATTCAAAACGTTCTATGAAGTCAAGCGATTTATCCACTATGTTAAAATATGTTTTTAGGGGAGAAGACAATGCTTAAGTACAGAAAATATATACTAGCAGCTACCATGACTTTGGCGGCCTATATGCTAGTTTGCGTAATTTTTAAAAAACCGGTTGATTCACTTTTGGCAGGTGGTCTTGCAGCTATGGTTGTCCTTGTATTATCATGGTTGGATTTAAGAACCATTAGAAAAGAATTCGATCTGATGCGTCAAGCAGTTGCAGAATATGTAGCTGACAAGGATGTTGAAAAATTTATTACTACGAATAAAAACTTAATCGAAAACTCAAATGACGAGAGCGTTAAGTCCATGGTAAAATTAAATCTTGCTGGCGCCTATGCTGATAAAAAGGATTTTAAACTGGCAAAAGAAACCTTAGATGATATTGATTTAAAAGATTTTGGCAAAAGAAATTATGAAAATGCCGCTCTAAATAAAATTATTATTTATTATATGATTGATGAATTTGAAGCTGGGGATAGACTTTTTGACCAAGCCTTACAAAGCGATAAGGTCAAGAGAGACAATCCTTTATTTAAAATTACTGAAGTTATTAGAAAGCATAGGGGTACAGAAGAGGGCCTAAGGATGCTTAGCAATCTCAATATGCAAGAGGGCATTGAACCATATAGAAATATAATTACCACTGCAAAGATGATAGTGAAGAAGGGATAGTTATGTGCGGATTTGTTGGAATTATTAATAATAAAAATTTAGATAATATAGAGGCTATGACCAAGGCTATAGGTCATCGGGGGCCAGATGCTGTAAATTATGATCACGCTATAAATTATGCATTGGGCTTTTGTCGTTTGTCAATAATTGACTTAAATGCACGCAGCAACCAACCAATGATCGATGAAAGCCGAGGCATAAGCCTTGTTTTTAATGGGGAAATATATAATTATAAAATTTTAAGAGACCAATTAAAAAACAAGGGCCACGAATTTTCAACTGAATCTGACACAGAAGTAGTCTTGAGGTCCTATGAAGAGTGGGGAGAGGACTTTGTAAACCACCTGCGCGGCATGTTCGCCATTGCAATAATCGATAGAGACAAGCTTGTACTTGCTCGTGACCATTTTGGTATGAAGCCCTTATATTATGGATATGCCGATGACGGGGCCCTGGTTTTTGGGTCAGAGGTCAAAGGCCTGATTGCTTATAAAAATATGGCTAGAGAAATAAATGGCAATGAACTGTTTTCTTACCTAGAGCTCCAACACATGGCCGGCGACAATACTATGATAAAAAACATCAAGAGATTGCCACATGGGTCAATTGGAATTGTAAATGATATTAATGAAAGCAAAGAAATAAAGATCAAAAAATATTTTTCCTTTAACTTAACTGACGAAATCAATGACTTGGACCAAGCCGTTGCCTTAATCCAAGAGGCAGTGAAAGAATCTGTGGACCTCCACAAAAACGCTGACGTGCCTCTGGGCACATTTTTATCGGGGGGCATCGACTCATCGTATATAACTGCACTTACCATGCCCGAGTATACTTTTAGTGTGGGCTTTAAGTCAGCTGACAATAAATTCGACGAGAGCGTCCACGCCAAAGAACTTTCAGAAATTCTAGGCATCAAAAATCGGACAGAGATAATTGATCCATCAGAAGTTTTAAATAATCTGGACGATATTATTTACTACTTGGACGAGCCTCAGGCAAATTTATCAAGTATTCCGCTTTATTTTTTATCAAAACTTGCCCGTGAAGAAGTCACTGTTG contains:
- the pyrF gene encoding orotidine-5'-phosphate decarboxylase; this encodes MSINKLYKRVEERGPICVGLDPNLDHLPDFVKDLSIEEKIFSYNKAIIDATHDLVAVYKPQAAYYEGAGLEGLKAYKRTLEYLRKKDALIINDVKRSDISSTASQYAKAYFEGDYEGDFVTLNPYMGLDSIEPYMEYVEKKNKGLFVIIKTSNPGSADFEELMVGDESLYMNIGKKICQMPGNSVNESGYRNIGFVIGATNKNADEGKIIRETFKDVFFLIPGYGAQGGGAHDAMELLNSGNGGVVNSSRGIIRAFEKSEKSFEEATREAVEKMRRDFNVI
- a CDS encoding dihydroorotate dehydrogenase electron transfer subunit: MSYKFVKISNKEILTEEVFTLTFEGDFEGKPGQFYMLKVNEFQDPLLGRPISISDIDGNKIVFLIQIMGRGTKYLSNLKVGDKVGLLGPLGNGFNLTEGKTALLAGTAGIAPMLYLAKNLKTKPDLYVGYRSGEYYTDKFKDYVENIYIATEDGSVGHKGYALDILDAEKYDKIYACGPMPMINALVKKYPNANIEVSLEARMGCGVGACLSCNCKTKDGHIRICKEGPVINGRDLC
- a CDS encoding dihydroorotate dehydrogenase, giving the protein MLETKFLGKELKNPLLVASGTFGFGTEFTPYMDLSRLGGLISKGLTIREKEGNSGIRIHETPSGIMNSIGLQNPGIPHFIEHELPDMHKLNDYIIANLGGNSLEDYIEGAKLLDQTDVDAIELNISCPNVKEGGMAFGIQCQDASVVVREIRSIVKKPLIVKLSPNAFDLKSMAKTVEAEGADAISLVNTFNALAVDVERRKPVFDNVTAGLSGPAIRPIAVRMVHDVVKSVKIPVIGIGGIMTVSDALEFIMVGATLFEIGTANLVNPSAAIEIIEGMEEYMTRHGIKSLDEIRGII
- the pyrE gene encoding orotate phosphoribosyltransferase, which encodes MNVKELMIKRHALLEGHFCLSSGKHSDQYFQCAKATEYPEDAEFIAGEIAKKLKDAGVEVDVVVGPAMGGIIIGYEVARALKVRSVFTERVEGKMTFRRGFRIEEGERVLICEDVITTGKSSMETAKVIEEMDGKVVGIGAIVDRTVDKVELPIYAAIHEEAKLFEADACPLCEKNIPIEKPGSRFLKK
- a CDS encoding NAD(P)H-hydrate dehydratase encodes the protein MIGIDLVKISRIDEIINKHGLDFAQKMVGSDADKAETLAGHYAAKEAFAKALGTGLSTDILKNSKVIYGDKGQPFLSYNDKRYFISISHDGDYAVANVDASSFIADQKYLDLLNKRPEDSNKGTFGRLGLFAGYNNMPGSALLATDAAFRSGVGYVYLYSSDQMIPILQTKSTEAIINSFGCFFLRENFDAIAFGPGLGFEMPDVDKLFTFIEKNKIPSVIDADGFYYLKKYGLNTDLVITPHPKEAAYLLDCDIDYVLKNKEEAALKLAQKYKAVCLLKGKGTLIADEKNNIIINTSGSNALATAGCGDVLTGLIGGFLAQGMGVWNSAVAGAYFHGLAADIFSAKYSKRSMKSSDLSTMLKYVFRGEDNA
- the asnB gene encoding asparagine synthase (glutamine-hydrolyzing) produces the protein MCGFVGIINNKNLDNIEAMTKAIGHRGPDAVNYDHAINYALGFCRLSIIDLNARSNQPMIDESRGISLVFNGEIYNYKILRDQLKNKGHEFSTESDTEVVLRSYEEWGEDFVNHLRGMFAIAIIDRDKLVLARDHFGMKPLYYGYADDGALVFGSEVKGLIAYKNMAREINGNELFSYLELQHMAGDNTMIKNIKRLPHGSIGIVNDINESKEIKIKKYFSFNLTDEINDLDQAVALIQEAVKESVDLHKNADVPLGTFLSGGIDSSYITALTMPEYTFSVGFKSADNKFDESVHAKELSEILGIKNRTEIIDPSEVLNNLDDIIYYLDEPQANLSSIPLYFLSKLAREEVTVVLSGEGADELFGGYDGYRTADSLSKYMKLPRALRKFNGGLANIIPNQSIKHKLKKGAMDENEIFIGEANIADGDQVREIITKAYKNGYPASQETKKYFKGLSKIKSKQLVDLNVFMQKDIILKGDRMSMANSLEVRMPFLDLGVYEVASKLTDDLKLQAGLTKYALRMAAKENLPEEWYNRPKKGFPVPFRYWLQEDDFYNKFKEVFTSPETAEFFKRDQLMKLLDDHKEGRARNHRRLYSVYVFMVWCERMGL